From the genome of Flavobacterium sediminis:
AAGCAGGGGAATATCTGGCGGTTTTGTCACACAGTGGTTCTAGAGGTTTCGGAGCTAATATTGCGAAGCATTACACCTATTTGGCTACAAAGCAATGTCCGTTACCTAAGAATGTACAACATTTAGCGTGGCTCGATCTGAATACACATGATGGGCAGGAGTATTGGATGGCAATGAATTTAGCCGGTGATTATGCCAAAGCTTGTCACGAAGACATTCACCGCCGAATAGCCAAAGCACTGGGAAAACGTATTGCTTTAACCATAGAAAACCATCACAATTTTGCTTGGAAAGAGCAAGTAAACGGCAAAGAATGTATTGTGCATCGCAAGGGAGCGACTCCGGCAGCACAAGGCGAACTCGGTATTATTCCGGGTTCTATGACAGCACCGGGATTTATTGTGATGGGAAAAGGAAATCCGGAAGCTTTGAATTCGGCTTCGCATGGTGCCGGACGATTACTTTCCAGAGGAAAATGTAAAGTAACATTTACGCAAGGCCAAATTAAAAAGGAACTGAAAGAACACAACGTTTCCTTAATTGGCGGTAGTGTTGATGAAGCGCCAATGGCGTATAAAAATATCCATACCGTAATGGAACTGCAAAAGGAGTTAGTAAGCGTTTTGGGAACATTTACGCCCAAAATTGTACGAATGGATAAATAATGAAAAGTAAAATGGACAAGATTATACAAATTACATCGGGCAGAGGTCCGGCAGAGTGCGACTGGGTAGTGGCACAAGTATTAAAAAAAGTGCTCGAAGAAGCACCAGTTTATAAAATTTCTGCAACGGTACTGCATCGCGAAGCAGGACAAGAAAATGGAACAGTAGTTTCGGCTATTGTTGCCTTGCAAGGTAAAGAGGTAGCAACTTTTACGGCTTCTTGGTTGGGAACCATTCAATGGATTGGCAAAAGTACCTTTCGGAAGTTCCACAAACGCAAGAATTGGTTTATCGGGATTTTTGAAATTGAACCGCAAAAAGCATTTCGGTTTTCAGAAAAAGAGATTCAATACCAAGTTATGCGAAGTTCGGGTGCAGGCGGTCAACATGTTAATAAAGTGAGTTCGGCTGTAAGAGCGATCCATATTCCGACAGGAATTTCGACTGTTAGTATGGATTCACGTTCGCAGCATCAAAACAAAAAAGTAGCAACCGAGCGTTTGATACAAAAATTACAGGAAGCCGAAAAAGAGCAGTACCAGAATCAGTTTCAACAAGTCTGGATGAATCAAATGCAAATTGAGCGAGGAAATCCCATCCGAACCTTTG
Proteins encoded in this window:
- the prfH gene encoding peptide chain release factor H produces the protein MDKIIQITSGRGPAECDWVVAQVLKKVLEEAPVYKISATVLHREAGQENGTVVSAIVALQGKEVATFTASWLGTIQWIGKSTFRKFHKRKNWFIGIFEIEPQKAFRFSEKEIQYQVMRSSGAGGQHVNKVSSAVRAIHIPTGISTVSMDSRSQHQNKKVATERLIQKLQEAEKEQYQNQFQQVWMNQMQIERGNPIRTFEGTDFKKEKKENKNKKERQNGKKQIRDAINR